The following proteins are co-located in the Streptococcus anginosus genome:
- a CDS encoding Gfo/Idh/MocA family protein, whose amino-acid sequence MLKLGTIGTGDIVHQFVKAAHSTKDYQLTAVYSRTIHAAQAFASYYENVDCYTDMANFLTSDIDIIYIASPNSLHFPQAKAAILASKHVIVEKPAVSHPEEWAELVALAQEQHVYIFEAARNYHEQSFDVISDFLKNKTILGAHFTYAKYSSKMPALLAGQEPNVFSAKFSGGALMDLGIYPVYAAIRLFGVPENAYYTAHQLPNTVDLNGVGSLIYPEFQVTIQTGKNINSFFPAEIYTTDGTLTLNSIEFITSAVFQDLNKEKKTLEIVRSSHTMAEEAKRFAQVLSGEIKQEIYQNWLDAAAAVHKTLFSMRQDAGIRFEADHDNN is encoded by the coding sequence ATGTTAAAACTCGGAACGATTGGAACTGGAGACATTGTTCACCAATTTGTCAAGGCTGCTCATTCGACAAAAGACTATCAACTGACTGCGGTATATTCACGAACGATACATGCTGCTCAAGCATTTGCCAGTTATTACGAAAATGTAGATTGCTACACAGATATGGCTAATTTTTTAACTAGTGATATAGACATTATTTATATTGCAAGCCCCAACTCTCTGCATTTCCCGCAAGCAAAAGCTGCTATTTTAGCAAGCAAACATGTGATTGTGGAAAAGCCTGCTGTTTCACACCCAGAAGAATGGGCCGAATTGGTAGCATTGGCGCAAGAACAGCATGTTTATATCTTTGAAGCAGCTCGTAACTATCATGAGCAATCATTTGATGTCATTTCAGATTTTCTCAAAAACAAAACGATTCTTGGGGCACATTTCACCTATGCCAAGTATTCTTCCAAAATGCCAGCTCTGTTAGCTGGACAAGAGCCAAACGTCTTTTCTGCTAAGTTTTCAGGCGGTGCTCTAATGGACTTAGGCATTTATCCTGTCTATGCAGCCATCCGACTTTTTGGAGTACCAGAAAATGCCTATTACACCGCTCATCAATTACCAAATACTGTCGATCTAAATGGAGTAGGAAGCTTAATCTATCCAGAATTTCAAGTGACTATCCAAACCGGAAAAAATATCAATAGTTTTTTCCCTGCTGAAATTTATACAACAGACGGTACACTGACCTTAAATTCGATTGAATTCATTACTTCGGCTGTTTTTCAAGATTTAAATAAAGAGAAAAAGACTCTTGAAATTGTGCGCTCTTCTCACACCATGGCAGAAGAAGCCAAACGATTCGCTCAAGTATTGAGCGGTGAGATAAAACAAGAAATTTACCAAAACTGGCTAGACGCTGCTGCTGCCGTGCATAAAACTCTGTTTAGCATGCGACAAGATGCCGGTATTAGATTTGAGGCTGATCATGACAACAACTAA